The following coding sequences lie in one Metallumcola ferriviriculae genomic window:
- a CDS encoding helix-turn-helix domain-containing protein, producing the protein MSNNLAQKIRHLLAVRNLNQAELVRLSGLSKATVSDLINGKQKSASVKTIQQLSKALRVSSQYFLEEDTVTPLELTSHLPDHIRDFILNSENMDYIILAHKLKSKELPPKAVEKIIETYEALMLNRKE; encoded by the coding sequence ATGAGCAATAATCTTGCACAAAAAATAAGGCATTTATTGGCGGTCAGAAATCTAAACCAAGCAGAGTTGGTGCGGTTATCAGGGCTATCCAAAGCTACTGTCAGTGATTTGATAAATGGAAAGCAAAAGTCTGCTTCAGTAAAAACTATTCAACAATTATCCAAAGCGCTGCGGGTGTCTTCTCAGTATTTCCTGGAAGAAGATACGGTCACTCCATTAGAACTTACATCTCACCTGCCTGACCATATCAGAGACTTTATTTTAAACAGTGAAAATATGGATTACATTATCCTGGCCCATAAGCTCAAGTCCAAAGAACTGCCCCCTAAGGCAGTGGAAAAAATTATCGAAACCTATGAAGCGCTGATGCTAAACAGGAAGGAATAA
- a CDS encoding indolepyruvate oxidoreductase subunit beta: MSTRECNIIVTGVGGQGNVLASQIIATAAVGSGCQVAVGETYGASQRGGSVMSHIRVSSDTNKGPLIPKGQADVVLSFEPVEALRVLQTYGQDSTTVITNLRPNYPLSVLVEEQVYPEVEDVLTAIDSMSSQLVTVEATQLALDAGSAVAANMVMTGAFAGCGILDIPESTYLEVIRGLFSGEALVLNERAFTLGIGVAAVNSK, translated from the coding sequence GTGAGTACTAGAGAATGCAACATTATTGTCACGGGTGTCGGCGGACAGGGTAATGTATTGGCCTCGCAAATAATTGCCACTGCGGCTGTGGGCAGCGGCTGTCAGGTGGCAGTAGGAGAGACGTACGGCGCGTCGCAAAGGGGGGGCTCGGTAATGAGCCACATACGGGTTTCATCCGATACAAATAAAGGGCCGCTTATTCCTAAGGGACAGGCGGATGTGGTGCTCAGCTTCGAACCTGTTGAGGCACTACGCGTGCTGCAAACTTATGGTCAAGATAGCACTACGGTTATAACCAACCTTCGCCCCAACTATCCGTTGAGCGTGCTGGTTGAGGAACAGGTATATCCAGAGGTTGAGGATGTATTGACAGCCATTGACAGTATGTCAAGTCAATTGGTCACGGTAGAAGCTACCCAATTAGCTTTAGATGCCGGTTCGGCGGTGGCGGCCAATATGGTGATGACCGGTGCTTTTGCCGGCTGCGGTATTTTGGATATACCAGAGAGTACTTACCTAGAGGTTATTCGCGGTCTCTTTTCGGGTGAGGCACTAGTCCTTAATGAAAGGGCCTTCACTTTAGGAATCGGGGTTGCGGCGGTGAACAGTAAATAA
- a CDS encoding helix-turn-helix domain-containing protein, whose protein sequence is MLNGKKIKALRKKRGLTLRQLSELTCGKVSISRLSEIENGKVANPTKKTIHALALVLGVAEWELFLHDEFLKGDLRMCIHRREYITMNGWVYYCELAALGKRLTADELKKLGCTKEDRTRCKQLMEYTCGTGIVPEPEE, encoded by the coding sequence GTGTTAAACGGCAAGAAAATAAAGGCCTTGCGCAAAAAACGGGGTTTAACTTTGAGGCAGCTTTCCGAGTTAACCTGCGGTAAGGTGAGTATCAGCCGCCTATCAGAAATAGAAAACGGTAAAGTCGCTAACCCAACTAAAAAGACCATCCATGCCCTTGCCCTGGTACTGGGAGTTGCCGAATGGGAACTGTTTCTACATGATGAATTCCTAAAGGGGGATTTAAGAATGTGTATCCACCGACGTGAGTACATTACTATGAATGGTTGGGTGTATTATTGTGAGCTTGCTGCACTGGGCAAGCGACTTACAGCAGACGAACTAAAGAAATTGGGCTGTACAAAAGAAGACAGGACTAGGTGTAAGCAATTGATGGAATACACCTGCGGCACGGGTATTGTGCCTGAGCCCGAAGAATAG